A portion of the Sandaracinobacteroides saxicola genome contains these proteins:
- a CDS encoding xanthine dehydrogenase family protein molybdopterin-binding subunit yields the protein MKFGDSGVGKSVVRVEDARLLTGAGRFTDDVQFHGQLYGVTLRSPHAHARIVSIDTDAAMDVPGVVAIYTAADMAGYGEIPCLVPLSGELKTPRAILAGERARFVGDGVAFVVAESREAARAGADAIVVDYDELPVVASIEAAIAEGAPAIWGTSNVVFTWDAGEAAPAAAAVAASKHVTRLRVVQNRVAPTSMEVRAAVGQWDGARWTLHVGSQGVAGMRAMLAGAVMKCPPEQLHILTGDVGGGFGMKTFIYAEYALVLHAAKALGRPVKWTGERGDAFQTDTHGRAMVSDAALGFDGEGRITGLTVETWSDLGAYQAQYGPAIQTMAGGRIMGGVYRIPAIHNRVHGVMTNTAPVDAYRGAGRPESAYVMERLIEAAARELGIEVDEIRRRNLLTPAELPHANGLGLEFDIGDFPAVLQRALDNADWAGFPARKAEAARRGKRYGRGLAYYVEIAGGGNPDEHVDVKVHADGMVDVAVGTQSNGQGHETVYAQVVSERLGIPMAQVRIVQGDSDRLERGNGTGGSRSMAVGGSACQQASDDVVARGIELAKADLGDEVDYDGGLFRARGSNRTVSLADLAAQHPGALDGRTHYKQAIPKPTFPNGCHVAEVELDPETGVIAVKRYSLCDDFGTIVNPLLLLGQIHGGVAQGLGQAVLENVVYDDNGQLLSGSFMDYGLPRADDMPNHIGFDNLPTVSPTNLLGAKGCGEAGTIGAMPSIMNAIIDALDGVQVEMPATPEKLWRVAQSLKPAMAAE from the coding sequence ATGAAGTTCGGCGACAGTGGTGTGGGCAAGTCGGTGGTGCGGGTGGAGGATGCGCGGTTGCTGACCGGCGCCGGGCGTTTCACTGATGATGTGCAGTTTCACGGGCAGCTTTATGGCGTGACGTTGCGGTCGCCGCATGCGCACGCCCGGATCGTTTCCATCGACACCGACGCGGCGATGGACGTGCCTGGCGTGGTGGCGATTTACACGGCGGCGGACATGGCCGGCTATGGCGAGATTCCCTGCCTGGTGCCGCTGTCGGGCGAACTGAAAACACCGCGGGCGATCCTGGCGGGCGAGCGGGCGCGGTTCGTGGGGGACGGGGTGGCATTCGTGGTGGCGGAGAGCCGCGAGGCGGCGCGCGCCGGGGCGGATGCGATTGTCGTGGACTATGACGAGCTGCCGGTGGTGGCGAGCATCGAGGCGGCGATCGCCGAGGGCGCGCCGGCGATCTGGGGCACGAGCAATGTGGTGTTCACCTGGGACGCGGGCGAGGCGGCACCGGCGGCGGCAGCAGTGGCGGCATCGAAGCATGTGACGCGGTTGCGGGTCGTGCAGAACCGGGTGGCGCCGACCAGCATGGAGGTGCGTGCCGCCGTCGGGCAATGGGACGGTGCGCGCTGGACGCTGCATGTCGGCAGCCAGGGCGTGGCGGGCATGCGGGCGATGCTGGCGGGCGCGGTGATGAAGTGCCCGCCGGAGCAGCTGCACATCCTGACCGGCGATGTCGGCGGCGGGTTCGGGATGAAGACCTTCATCTATGCCGAATATGCGCTGGTGCTGCACGCGGCGAAAGCGCTGGGCCGGCCGGTGAAGTGGACGGGGGAGCGCGGCGACGCTTTCCAGACCGACACGCACGGCCGGGCGATGGTGAGCGACGCGGCGCTGGGGTTCGACGGCGAGGGGCGCATTACCGGGCTGACGGTGGAGACGTGGAGCGACCTGGGCGCCTATCAGGCGCAATATGGCCCGGCCATCCAGACGATGGCCGGCGGGCGGATCATGGGCGGCGTGTATCGCATTCCGGCGATCCACAACCGGGTGCATGGCGTGATGACCAACACCGCGCCCGTTGATGCCTATCGCGGGGCGGGGCGGCCGGAGAGCGCCTATGTCATGGAGCGGCTGATCGAGGCGGCGGCGCGGGAGCTGGGGATCGAGGTGGACGAAATCCGCCGGCGCAACCTGCTGACGCCTGCTGAGCTGCCGCATGCCAACGGCCTGGGGCTGGAGTTCGACATCGGCGATTTTCCGGCGGTGTTGCAGCGGGCGCTGGACAATGCCGACTGGGCCGGTTTTCCGGCGCGCAAGGCGGAGGCCGCGCGGCGCGGCAAGCGCTATGGGCGCGGCCTGGCCTATTATGTCGAGATCGCCGGTGGCGGCAATCCGGACGAGCATGTCGATGTGAAGGTGCATGCCGACGGCATGGTGGATGTGGCGGTGGGGACGCAGAGCAACGGGCAGGGGCATGAGACGGTCTATGCCCAGGTGGTGAGCGAGCGGCTGGGCATTCCGATGGCGCAGGTGCGGATCGTGCAGGGCGACAGTGACCGGCTGGAGCGCGGCAACGGCACCGGCGGATCGCGCAGCATGGCGGTGGGCGGCAGCGCCTGCCAGCAGGCGTCCGACGATGTGGTGGCACGCGGCATCGAGCTGGCGAAGGCGGACCTGGGCGATGAGGTGGACTATGATGGCGGGCTGTTCCGGGCGCGCGGCAGCAACCGGACGGTGAGCCTGGCGGACCTGGCGGCGCAGCATCCCGGCGCCTTGGACGGCCGGACGCATTACAAGCAGGCAATCCCCAAGCCGACCTTCCCCAACGGTTGCCATGTGGCGGAGGTGGAGCTGGACCCCGAGACGGGGGTGATCGCGGTGAAGCGGTACAGCCTGTGCGATGATTTCGGCACGATCGTGAACCCGCTGCTGCTGCTGGGACAGATCCATGGTGGCGTGGCGCAGGGGCTCGGGCAGGCGGTGCTGGAGAATGTCGTCTATGACGACAATGGCCAGCTGCTGAGCGGAAGCTTCATGGACTATGGCCTGCCGCGGGCGGACGACATGCCGAACCATATCGGGTTCGACAATCTGCCGACGGTGAGCCCCACCAACTTGCTGGGCGCCAAGGGTTGCGGCGAGGCCGGGACCATCGGCGCGATGCCGAGCATCATGAACGCGATCATCGACGCGCTGGACGGCGTGCAGGTGGAAATGCCGGCGACGCCGGAGAAATTGTGGCGGGTGGCGCAGTCGCTAAAACCCGCCATGGCGGCCGAGTGA
- a CDS encoding Rossmann-fold NAD(P)-binding domain-containing protein — protein MMRLCIVGMGYSGAWIGRAAEAAGLEVVGVRRAASADVIGFDEAAVAGLVAEADFLLSSVPPWAEGDPVLARFGAALRARRGWTGYLSSTGVYGDCGGAWVDESAAVGTGRRTARSAADADWQALGATVFRLPGIYGPGRSAIEAVREGTARRVNRPGHVFSRVHVADIAGAVVASMKRDFRGVVNVADDLPAEPRAVTEFACGLLGSPLPPLLPLDEAGLSPMALGFWTERRRVANGRLTGMLGYRLRFPDYKSGLVACLRSAS, from the coding sequence ATGATGCGGCTGTGCATAGTGGGAATGGGATACAGCGGCGCGTGGATCGGGCGGGCGGCAGAGGCAGCGGGCCTTGAGGTGGTGGGGGTGCGGCGGGCGGCGTCCGCCGATGTGATCGGGTTCGATGAAGCCGCGGTGGCGGGGCTGGTGGCGGAGGCGGACTTTCTGCTGTCGAGCGTGCCGCCGTGGGCGGAGGGCGATCCGGTGCTGGCGCGGTTCGGCGCGGCCCTTCGCGCGCGGCGGGGGTGGACGGGTTATCTGAGTTCGACCGGAGTCTATGGCGATTGCGGCGGGGCCTGGGTGGATGAAAGCGCAGCGGTGGGGACCGGGCGTCGGACGGCGCGGAGTGCGGCGGATGCGGACTGGCAGGCGTTGGGGGCGACGGTGTTCCGGTTGCCGGGAATCTATGGTCCGGGGCGGAGTGCCATCGAGGCGGTGCGGGAGGGCACGGCGCGGCGAGTGAACCGGCCGGGGCATGTTTTCAGCCGGGTGCATGTGGCGGATATCGCGGGGGCGGTGGTTGCATCCATGAAACGCGATTTCAGGGGTGTGGTGAATGTGGCGGATGACTTGCCGGCGGAGCCGCGCGCGGTGACCGAGTTTGCCTGCGGGTTGCTGGGGTCGCCGCTGCCGCCGCTGCTGCCACTGGATGAGGCGGGGTTGAGCCCGATGGCGCTTGGCTTCTGGACCGAGCGGCGGCGTGTGGCGAATGGCCGCCTGACGGGAATGCTGGGCTATCGGTTGCGCTTTCCGGACTATAAGAGCGGTCTCGTGGCCTGTTTGAGGAGCGCATCATGA